A genomic region of Populus nigra chromosome 11, ddPopNigr1.1, whole genome shotgun sequence contains the following coding sequences:
- the LOC133667929 gene encoding protein DETOXIFICATION 54-like — MAEKDPDFYSHKLPSASQVFEELKELWGMALPITAAHLMAFFRAVVSVMFLGRLGSLELAGGALSIGFTNITGYSVLVGLASGLEPVCSQAYGSKNWDLLSLSLQRMIVILGIAIIPISLLWLNLESIMNFMGQDPNITAMAATYCMYSLPDLLTNTLLQPLRVFLRSQRVTKPIMYCSLLAVIFHVPLNYALVVVMGWGVPGVALASVVTNMNMVVLMVGYVWWVSGRWEMRWRVEIGGVCGGVGPLLKVAVPSCLGICLEWWWYEIVTVLAGYLPNPTLAVAATGILIQTTSMMYTVPMALAGCVSARVGNELGAGKPYKAKLAAMVALGCAFVIGILNVTWTVFLRERWAGLFTTDVLVKGLVAAVLPIIGLCELGNCPQTTGCGILRATARPAVGARINLGSFYFVGTPVAVGLAFGLNIGFSGLWFGLLSAQIACALSILYVVMVRTDWEHEAFKAKELTSMEMSACNGVGHKEHERDEESKGLLMNGDGDMVDHV, encoded by the exons atggcAGAGAAAGACCCAGATTTCTATTCTCACAAACTTCCCTCTGCTTCTCAG GTTTTTGAAGAGCTAAAGGAGTTATGGGGCATGGCTTTGCCAATAACAGCTGCGCACTTAATGGCTTTCTTTAGAGCAGTGGTCTCAGTTATGTTCTTGGGCAGGCTAGGCAGTCTAGAACTAGCTGGTGGTGCACTTTCCATTGGGTTTACAAACATAACTGGTTACTCTGTCCTCGTGGGTTTAGCTTCTGGACTAGAGCCAGTCTGTAGCCAAGCTTATGGCAGCAAGAATTGGGACCTCCTTTCACTCTCTCTTCAACGCATGATCGTGATACTCGGCATTGCAATCATACCCATAAGTCTTTTGTGGCTTAATCTTGAATCAATCATGAATTTTATGGGCCAAGATCCTAATATTACTGCAATGGCAGCAACGTACTGTATGTACTCTCTCCCAGACCTCTTAACGAACACTTTATTACAGCCCTTGAGGGTTTTCTTAAGGTCACAGCGGGTGACAAAACCCATTATGTATTGCTCCTTATTGGCCGTTATTTTCCACGTGCCATTGAACTATGCTCTTGTTGTGGTGATGGGATGGGGGGTCCCAGGGGTGGCATTGGCATCAGTTGTGACTAACATGAACATGGTGGTGCTGATGGTGGGGTATGTGTGGTGGGTTAGTGGACGATGGGAGATGAGATGGAGGGTTGAGATTGGAGGGGTGTGTGGTGGGGTGGGACCGCTTTTGAAGGTGGCAGTCCCTAGCTGCTTAGGGATTTGCTTGGAGTGGTGGTGGTATGAGATAGTGACTGTCTTGGCAGGGTACTTGCCGAATCCCACACTGGCGGTGGCCGCCACTGGGATTCTCATCCAGACCACAAGCATGATGTATACCGTCCCCATGGCACTTGCTGGCTGTGTCTCTGCTCGG GTAGGGAACGAACTTGGAGCTGGTAAGCCATACAAAGCCAAGTTGGCAGCCATGGTTGCATTGGGTTGTGCCTTTGTGATCGGCATTCTCAATGTGACATGGACAGTATTCCTTAGAGAGCGATGGGCTGGTCTGTTCACTACGGATGTTCTTGTTAAAGGTCTTGTAGCAGCTGTTTTACCAATAATAGGGCTCTGTGAGCTTGGTAACTGCCCTCAAACAACTGGCTGTGGCATCCTACGGGCCACAGCACGGCCCGCCGTCGGAGCTCGTATAAATTTAGGCTCATTCTACTTTGTGGGCACCCCAGTAGCAGTAGGCCTGGCCTTTGGGCTAAACATTGGGTTTTCTGGGCTGTGGTTCGGGCTCCTCTCAGCCCAGATAGCTTGTGCGTTGTCTATTCTCTATGTTGTCATGGTCCGTACAGACTGGGAACATGAGGCTTTCAAGGCGAAGGAGCTAACTAGCATGGAAATGAGCGCATGCAATGGCGTTGGTCACAAAGAACATGAGCGAGACGAAGAGAGTAAAGGGTTGTTAATGAATGGTGATGGTGACATGGTAGATCATGTTTGA
- the LOC133668423 gene encoding protein PSK SIMULATOR 1-like yields the protein MGGLCSRSSTVDNAPSGGFLQLNGHFSHGSGLVFQTRELKIDGNTNPSLVGENNVDNKQLREPFSFPEVDVVQYGMNPDDIDDGIPRLSRALSNKSRSTKSTPVAVAKVSEVSSLLGRAGTVGLGKAYDVLDTLGSSMTNLNLSSGGFTSGVTTKGNKISILAFEVANTIVKGANLMQSLSKENIRHLKEVVLPSEGVQNLISRDMDELLRLAATDKREELKVFSGEVVRFGNRCKDPQWHNLDRYLEKLGSELTPEMQLKDEAETVMHQLMNLVQYTAELYHEMHALDRFEQDYRRKLQEDDKANVAQRGDSLSILRAELKSQRKHVKSLKKKSLWSKILEEVMEKLVDIVHFLHLEIHEAFGSADGDRPVKSSLNHKKLGPAGLALHYANIITQIDTLVSRSSSVPPNTRDALYQGLPPNIKSALRSKLLSFQVKEELTVSQIKAEMEKTLHWLVPIATNTNKAHHGFGWVGEWANTGSEVNRKPAGQTDLLRIETLHHADKEKTEIYILELVVWLQHLVSQVRAANGGLRSPVKSPIRSPNQKTIQLCTQRPSSPSPMLTIEDQEMLRDVSKRKKTPGISKSQEFDTAKNRLSKHHRLSKSSSHSPMGETRKDPFPIRRPSSVPVIDFDIDRMKALDVIDRVDTIRSL from the exons ATGGGGGGGCTTTGCTCGAGGAGCTCGACTGTAGATAATGCTCCCAGTGGAGGCTTTCTGCAGTTGAATGGTCATTTTAGTCATGGGTCTGGTCTGGTTTTTCAGACTCGTGAATTGAAAATAGATGGCAATACAAATCCATCTCTAGTTGGGGAGAACAACGTGGATAATAAGCAGCTAAGAGAACCCTTTTCATTTCCGGAGGTGGATGTGGTTCAATATGGGATGAATCCAGATGACATCGATGATGGGATTCCTCGCTTGTCAAGGGCTCTGTCCAATAAATCCAGATCAACCAAGTCCACGCCAGTAGCTGTTGCAAAG GTCTCAGAAGTGAGCTCACTGCTGGGAAGAGCTGGTACTGTTGGGCTCGGAAAGGCATATGATGTATTGGACACACTCGGTAGTAGCATGACCAATTTAAATCTTAGCAGTGGTGGTTTTACCTCTGGAGTGACAACAAAAGGGAATAAGATCTCAATTTTGGCTTTTGAAGTTGCAAACACAATTGTTAAGGGTGCCAATCTAATGCAATCTCTTTCAAAAGAGAACATTAGACATTTAAAAGAGGTTGTGCTTCCCTCAGAGGGGGtgcaaaatttaatatcaagagACATGGATGAACTCTTGAGGCTAGCAGCAACTGATAAGAG AGAAGAACTGAAAGTTTTTTCCGGAGAAGTGGTGCGTTTTGGAAATCGTTGTAAAGATCCTCAGTGGCACAACTTGGACCGATatcttgaaaa GTTGGGTTCTGAATTGACACCTGAAATGCAATTGAAGGACGAAGCTGAGACAGTTATGCATCAATTGATGAATTTGGTTCAGTATACAGCA GAACTGTATCATGAAATGCATGCCTTGGACAGATTTGAACAAGATTACCGCCGTAAGCTTCAGGAAGATGACAAAGCAAATGTTGCTCAAAGAG GGGATAGCCTTTCAATTTTAAGGGCCGAGTTAAAGAGTCAAAGGAAGCATGTGAAAAGTTTGAAGAAGAAATCACTCTGGTCGAAGATTTTGGAAGAG GTGATGGAGAAATTGGTAGATATTGTCCATTTCTTGCATTTGGAGATTCATGAAGCCTTTGGTAGTGCTG ATGGCGATAGACCAGTAAAAAGTTCTTTGAACCATAAAAAGTTGGGGCCTGCTGGTCTTGCATTGCATTATGCAAATATTATCACCCAAATTGATACTCTT GTGTCCCGATCAAGCTCTGTGCCTCCAAATACAAGGGATGCTTTATACCAGGGATTGCCACCAAATATAAAATCTGCTTTGCGCTCAAAATTACTGTCATTTCAAGTTAAGGAAGAG CTTACAGTTTCACAAATCAAAGCTGAAATGGAGAAAACTTTGCATTGGCTTGTTCCTATTGCTACTAACACAAACAA AGCTCATCATGGATTTGGCTGGGTTGGAGAATGGGCGAATACAGG GTCTGAGGTGAATCGTAAACCTGCTGGACAGACTGACTTGCTCAGAATAGAGACACTACACCATGCAGACAAGGAGAAGACTGAAATTTATATTCTTGAATTGGTGGTTTGGCTTCAACATCTTGTCAGCCAAGTAAGAGCTGCCAATGGCGGTCTCAGATCTCCAGTTAAATCTCCGATTCGGTCGCCAAATCAGAAGACAATTCAGTTGTGTACACAAAGGCCAAGCTCTCCATCCCCTATGTTGACAATTGAAGACCAAGAGATGCTTCGGGATGTGAGTAAGAGGAAAAAGACGCCTGGGATAAGTAAGAGCCAGGAATTTGATACTGCAAAAAACAGGTTAAGCAAGCATCATCGACTGAGTAAAAGTAGTAGCCACTCGCCGATGGGTGAAACTAGAAAAGATCCGTTTCCCATCAGAAGGCCATCGTCAGTTCCTGTCATTGACTTTGATATAGACCGCATGAAGGCCTTGGATGTTATTGATCGAGTGGACACAATTCGAAGCTTGTAG